The Spirochaetota bacterium DNA segment GCAAGCAACCCCGTTTCCGCGTTCAGCGCGTCGAAAAGTGTACCCGCCCCCTTGGACTCCATCCTCTGGCGATCTATAAGATCGGTTTTTACCGGCGCGGTTTTCATGAACTTCTTCGTCTTGGTGCCCGTTACGACTATTTTAGAATCCGATTCCTCGGATTTATCGGCCTGATCCTTTTCAATTTCCGTTTCCACTTCGAACGCCATAAGCGCCGGCGATACGAAGCAGATAGCCACACCGAGCAGCGCGATGATTATCAACTTTTGCAAACGTCTTCTATTCATGCGTTGTATCCTCCATATTAAAAATTCATTGCCGCTTCGGACAGCGCTCCGCCGGGATGGCTGCCATCATGTCCGTTTTACGGCATTATGCGTCGGTTTTTCGCGTCGTCAGTATTGGAAGAGCGGTTTGGAAAGGCGGTGCCCTGATGGTGTTCGACCAGCCCGGCATGGTTTGCGGGAGCAGCGTACATGGATCGGTAACGTCATCTACCTGTACAAAGCACGCGATGACCGACAACAGCCCCCCCTGGAACTCGGCGCCCATGAAAGTGAGAGACTTGCAGAAAATATCTCCACCAACTCCGGGATGGGGGTCGAAGTGTTCTTTCGGCAGGGCGAAGGTGAGTGATGACGCCAGCAGAACGCCGATCGTAAGGGCATGGAACCGGGACGGCGAATGTCGGAGTGCTTTTTTCATCCTCTCACCACAGGGTGAACCTTATTTCCAGCCGGATCGTCATCTCCTCCTCCGCGAGCGCCGGGGGGAATGGCTCGAAGGGAAGAGATCTGGTGATGCTCGCGATGGCCGCGTCGGTCAGCGCCGGATACCGGGCGGGGCGCAGGATGGTCACCTTCTTAACGCTTCCGCTACGGGTGACGAGCAGGCGCACCGCCACGATCCCCTCGTGACCCTTCTTTTGCGAATCGTCGGGGTACAGCTTGTTGCGCTCGATTCTGGAGACAAGGTACGACACGTACCGCTGGCGGACGTCATCCGCCGTAAGATTGTCTTCCGCCACTCGCTTCTCGGCCTCGTCCTTTTCGAGCTCGCGGGGAATCTCGGAGACCCTGCGCACATGGTACTGCTCCTGCCCCCTGTTAAGATCGATGACCGTCCGCTCGGGTGAGGAAAACTCGATGCCGGTGACAACGGCGATGGCAATCGTCATCAGGAGGATTATCCCTCCCACGCGGTTGAGCATCGAGCCGCTCTCGAGATCTTTTAAAAAATCGAGGAACATTCTCTCGCGATCGAGTCGCATCTGCGTGCCCCTACCTCTTACGGTCATGCTCGACCGAGAAGCTGGTGGAACCCGCCAGCTTGGCGATATCAAGTATCTCCACAAAGGCCCCGTAGCTTATGGAAACATCCCCCTTAAAGATCACGTCGTATTTTCCAAGCTTCGCCATGCGATCCTGAAGCACCCCCTGCAGATCTTCTATCGCAACCAGGTCCTTGTTGACATACACCCGCCCCCTGGGGTCCACCGTAACGACCAGATCGACCTTCTCCAGCTTCTCCTTGAAGAGGGCCTTGGGAAGCTCCATCTTCAGCATCGGGGCGATGAAGTTCGAGCTCAGCATGAAGAAAATCAGCAGTTGAAAGATGATGTCGATGAGCGGCGCCAGCTCGATATGCGGATCGTTACGCCTGCCGCGAATGAATTCCATCAGACCGCCTCCTCCACAACCGTACCGGGACCGGACCCGAAGGAGATGGCATCGAGCCCGGATGACGCCTCCTCACACCCGTTGGTCGAGTCATAAAAGCGCTCGTTGAGATAGGTCACGGTATAACTCATGCCGTTTATCCTCTCGGAGATGAGCTTGTCGAGATACATGTAGGCCAGCTGCGCGGGAATCGCCACCGACAGGCCGGCCACGGTGGTGATGAGCGCCTCCCAGATGCCGCCCGCCAGCGACGAGACGTCGACCTGCCCTCCCATGTCGGCGATGACGGCGAAGGCGCTGATGATACCGGTGACCGTGCCGAGCAGTCCGAGCAGTGGCTCCACATGCGCCACGGCCGAAAGCCCGCGCATATGGCGCTCCATGCGCTCGACCTCCTCGGATCCCGTGCGCTTGAGGGCCTCCTCCCTCGATCGCGCGCCGCGGCCGAGGTTTTCCATATAGACCAGCACCAGCTTCACGTAGGGGCTTCGCTTCCACCGCTCCGCGTCGATCCTCTCCATCAGGCGGGAAAGTATGCCTTCGCCCCGCCTTTTCGCCTTGCCCTCGGGAACAACCAGAATATCGAGCCCTTCAAGGGGGCCGGCGGATAACCGTTCGACCAGCGCCTGCCTGAACAGCGTATATCGAACCGAGGTGAAATAAAAATACAGAAGACGCTCCACGGTAATCGCCAGGCCAAGGAAGGCCCCGGCGATGATCGGCCACATTACGGGGCCGCCTTTTTCTATCAATTCGAACATATTCACACTCCCTGAGGATATCGAGTCTCATACAAAGACTTGTATTTAATGACGCAAGGCTACTTCACATGGCGGCCGTTGGAGCCTTCTCCCGGAAAACATACTCGGGACCCTGTGTTCGCCTCTTTGGTACTGATCGGGGTGATGAGTCAGCGGGGAGGAGCCCTTGTGGGATCGGAACCACGAACGGGGTATGCGGGTAAAACAGCGAACACATAAACAATATGCCGCATATATACGGGATGCGTATCGACGAGAGTATCCGCATCCTGCGATCCATCCCCTATCGAGTAGAGGGATTTGCAGAAAACGTCCGCACCGACGCCAAAGTGAGGGTCGAAGGTCTCCCGCGGCAGAAAAAACGTCATCGCCGAGAGGAGGAACACAACCACCGCACCCCGCCTGAGCAGGGCCGGCGCATCCTTCCCGAAGATTTTACCCGCCGTTGTAATCATCGCACGTTCCGGAACCTATACACTGAAACCGCCGATCGACCCCCGTCAACCCTTTTGTTTGTCCGCCCGCGCCCGAGCAGCCGGGCCCTCCCTTAACAGTTTTCAATCACCCAGCCCGCACCGAACGGCCGGATTCATTCATAAGCCATTCAATAATATAGTTATCACACAATGTTAGTTTTATCTAATATTCGTCAAGCAAAATACCCGGGCGCCTCGAAAAATCAGGGCATTCATTATTCAAATAATAGTAGGTCCTGATATAACCGGCGGTTGCACCCACAGGGTAACTTCAAAAAACGAATTTATAGAGGTCCCCGCCTCTTTTCGATGCTGATCCTGCCTGAATTCCACTGGATGAGTGTAAACGGGGGCTACTTCTCGTGGAGAAATTTCCCTTCGGAGAGAAAAAAAAGCACATTGTCGGCCACCGCACGCTGCGCCAGGAGCGTGGAGTGCTGGCCTTTCAAAAGTATGAAGTCCTTCATCCCGGGCAGCTTCGTTTCTTCCACCTTCACCGTGCCGTCGTTATCGCCGGGAATGAACGGGTTGATTCCGACCTCGCTACCGAGGCCGCCCGCGATAACGCCGAACTCCGCGCGGGGCGGGGGAAGGAGAAGCGGATACGAATCGGGTGCGCCGGCCACCTGCTGCCCGGCCCTGCCGAACGCCCAGCGATAGGGCATCCATTTGCCCAGGTACGATGCGAGCGTCGAGCCCCGGTTTGGCGGCGCGATCATCACCACGCGGCCCGGGTTCGGGCACGCGTAATGCGCGAGGTAGTAGCGCACCACGATACCGCCCAGGCTGTGTGTGACAAAATGGAGCCTGCCTCGCTCCGGGGGAAGCTGTTGTACGGTCTGGTGGAGCAGCTCGGCGATGTCCTCTATCGATTCGCGGGTGCTCGGATAACCGAAATTGATTACGCGGTAACCCCGCTTTGCAAGGGCCGTCTCGATCTTCGCCATGGAGCGCGGACTGCGGAATATGCCATGCAGAAGGATGACCCATTCACCGTCCCGCCCGTTTTCGATTTCTCTCACCGCGGCGTCCTCTCCATGTTTTCCCGAGCGGTTGAAATACAACCATGCCGCCGCCAGGACGGCGACCCCGGCGACGAGTACGACGCCGATCGTTCCGGGACGACCCATGATCTCACCCCAGCAACCGGTCGAGCGAATTTGAATAATACTCCAGGAGCACCGATCTGCCGGGATTGACAACGAGTCTTCCATTTTTAATTGAAATTATTTTACGGCGGACAAGGACGTCGAGCGCCGCCTCCACGGTCTCGAGCGACTGCTCGAATTCGAGCAGGTCTTCCTCGAAATCCACGAGCTCTCTGGTGCGGCCCACTTTTTCACGCTCCATGCCGTCGATGATCTTCCGGCTGCTTTCGAAGGCCCGCCCGTGCACCAGGCGCCCGCCTTTAGCCCTGCACTTCTTCCGCAGCTCCGCCACCTTCATGGCGAGCTCGGTCCTGGTGAGCTTGTCCTTGCCCAGGAGCACGAGAGCGCGCGCCGTAACGCAGACGGGCGTTACGGGTATCGCCTTCCCTATGCGGTTCAGCAAACTGTCGGCGAAGTGCTGCACCCGCTCAAGCCGCGCTTCCCTGGGGAGGTCGAAAAGGTTTTTCTTTTCCCTGGCGAGGAACTCCGAAAGGAACACCGGGTCGCCGAAGCTTACGCTTGCCGAGCCGTGCTGTTTGAGCCTCCCGCTCGCATAACGCGCCAGGTTGAAGAAGAGAAGCAGCGGCCCCTTGCCGATTACGCGCAAGAGAGTCTTAGTGTGTTCGCGGAAGCCGCTTTTCTCCTTTCCCTTCTTCCACTCCTGGATAAGGGTCCGGTCTTCGAGCACCCAGTCGTAATTGATCGCCGCCGGAACGAAAACGAGCTCGCGCATAAAGTCCGGTTTCTTTTTAATTCCGATGATGTAGTCGAGTATGCCGATCTTCGCCGCCCGGAGTCGCCCATCGCGCGAGAGCCCACCTTCGAGGAAGATGCCCTGCGTGACTCCCTGGAGGCTTATGAGCTGCACGTATTTTTCGAGCACCAGGTGATAGAGCTTCTCCCGATAACACCGGCGTATAAAATACGCCCCGAAAGACTTGAAGATGTACTCCAGCGGCCATACCCGGGCCCACTCCCCGACGGCATAGCTCAGGGATATCTGCCGGGCCAGCATGTAGGCTACGAGGATGTAGTCGATATTGGAGCGATGGTTCATGACGAACACCACAACGCTGTCCTGAGGGATTTTCTTGAGTTTCTCGGCGTTTTCGCGGTCGATCACCACTTCGTAGATCATGTTGAGAAAGGAGTTGGCCACCCAGTAGCCCAGTTTGTAATAGGAGAGGAGGTTGAAGA contains these protein-coding regions:
- a CDS encoding energy transducer TonB, producing the protein MRLDRERMFLDFLKDLESGSMLNRVGGIILLMTIAIAVVTGIEFSSPERTVIDLNRGQEQYHVRRVSEIPRELEKDEAEKRVAEDNLTADDVRQRYVSYLVSRIERNKLYPDDSQKKGHEGIVAVRLLVTRSGSVKKVTILRPARYPALTDAAIASITRSLPFEPFPPALAEEEMTIRLEIRFTLW
- a CDS encoding biopolymer transporter ExbD, whose product is MEFIRGRRNDPHIELAPLIDIIFQLLIFFMLSSNFIAPMLKMELPKALFKEKLEKVDLVVTVDPRGRVYVNKDLVAIEDLQGVLQDRMAKLGKYDVIFKGDVSISYGAFVEILDIAKLAGSTSFSVEHDRKR
- a CDS encoding MotA/TolQ/ExbB proton channel family protein, which gives rise to MFELIEKGGPVMWPIIAGAFLGLAITVERLLYFYFTSVRYTLFRQALVERLSAGPLEGLDILVVPEGKAKRRGEGILSRLMERIDAERWKRSPYVKLVLVYMENLGRGARSREEALKRTGSEEVERMERHMRGLSAVAHVEPLLGLLGTVTGIISAFAVIADMGGQVDVSSLAGGIWEALITTVAGLSVAIPAQLAYMYLDKLISERINGMSYTVTYLNERFYDSTNGCEEASSGLDAISFGSGPGTVVEEAV
- a CDS encoding alpha/beta fold hydrolase; amino-acid sequence: MGRPGTIGVVLVAGVAVLAAAWLYFNRSGKHGEDAAVREIENGRDGEWVILLHGIFRSPRSMAKIETALAKRGYRVINFGYPSTRESIEDIAELLHQTVQQLPPERGRLHFVTHSLGGIVVRYYLAHYACPNPGRVVMIAPPNRGSTLASYLGKWMPYRWAFGRAGQQVAGAPDSYPLLLPPPRAEFGVIAGGLGSEVGINPFIPGDNDGTVKVEETKLPGMKDFILLKGQHSTLLAQRAVADNVLFFLSEGKFLHEK
- a CDS encoding 1-acyl-sn-glycerol-3-phosphate acyltransferase encodes the protein MNGTGSYILIALGVLVAYEVLRAITIGAVRERLHRSVRDYLDDNRVRLDKYKFMQKVIIKHELMNDTEVHQGIIDHAREKDAKIRDVQGQVEGYIEEIVPFFNLLSYYKLGYWVANSFLNMIYEVVIDRENAEKLKKIPQDSVVVFVMNHRSNIDYILVAYMLARQISLSYAVGEWARVWPLEYIFKSFGAYFIRRCYREKLYHLVLEKYVQLISLQGVTQGIFLEGGLSRDGRLRAAKIGILDYIIGIKKKPDFMRELVFVPAAINYDWVLEDRTLIQEWKKGKEKSGFREHTKTLLRVIGKGPLLLFFNLARYASGRLKQHGSASVSFGDPVFLSEFLAREKKNLFDLPREARLERVQHFADSLLNRIGKAIPVTPVCVTARALVLLGKDKLTRTELAMKVAELRKKCRAKGGRLVHGRAFESSRKIIDGMEREKVGRTRELVDFEEDLLEFEQSLETVEAALDVLVRRKIISIKNGRLVVNPGRSVLLEYYSNSLDRLLG